One window of Atribacteraceae bacterium genomic DNA carries:
- a CDS encoding radical SAM protein produces the protein MNFQWHLTNRCNLRCLHCYQSEFQDPASVDLLALASRLLSDLEARGASGVINITGGEPLMLAEELYRLLAVLETARPVTELMIITNGLLLDRESIDRLAAFSKLSTIKISLEGASSRSNDRIRGRGVFRKALEALRRTRDSGRFQVIVMNTLTPDNIDEVVPLLELVEEESFHGLIIERFIPEGQGRNLRDGILSPAEWRDFVTTLVECCDMDSSLADLAPYRAFWIRPGQGDREILGAACNLGESFCIMPEGTLLPCRRFLYPLGNLIGESLWDIVGRSPLLEEVRDRNRLQGKCRTCRHESCYGCRALGYACYRDPFAEDFLCFEK, from the coding sequence CCTTCATTGTTACCAGTCGGAATTCCAGGATCCCGCATCAGTTGACTTACTTGCTCTTGCCTCCCGATTGCTGTCTGATCTGGAGGCAAGAGGGGCCTCTGGCGTAATCAACATCACCGGCGGGGAGCCTTTAATGCTTGCCGAGGAACTCTATCGCTTGCTCGCTGTCCTCGAAACCGCCCGACCGGTGACCGAACTGATGATCATCACCAATGGACTGCTCCTTGACCGGGAGAGTATCGATAGGCTGGCTGCTTTCTCTAAACTAAGCACGATCAAAATCTCCCTGGAGGGGGCATCTTCCCGGAGCAACGATCGCATCAGGGGTCGGGGAGTGTTTCGTAAAGCGCTCGAAGCGCTCAGGAGAACGCGGGATAGCGGACGATTCCAGGTGATCGTCATGAATACTCTTACCCCTGATAATATCGACGAGGTGGTGCCTTTGCTCGAACTGGTTGAAGAGGAATCGTTCCATGGTTTGATCATTGAACGGTTCATTCCGGAGGGACAAGGCCGGAACCTGAGAGACGGTATTCTGAGCCCAGCCGAATGGCGGGACTTTGTAACGACGCTTGTTGAGTGCTGCGACATGGATTCTTCTTTGGCGGATCTGGCTCCCTACCGGGCTTTCTGGATCAGACCCGGACAAGGGGACCGGGAGATTCTGGGAGCCGCCTGTAACCTGGGAGAATCGTTTTGTATCATGCCGGAAGGTACTCTGCTACCCTGTCGCCGATTTCTCTACCCCCTGGGGAACCTGATAGGCGAATCGTTGTGGGATATCGTCGGGCGGTCGCCGCTTCTCGAAGAGGTCCGGGACCGGAATCGCTTACAGGGAAAGTGCCGGACCTGCCGGCACGAGTCATGTTATGGGTGCCGGGCCTTGGGATACGCCTGTTACCGCGACCCTTTTGCGGAAGATTTCCTGTGCTTCGAGAAGTAG